Proteins encoded together in one Drosophila albomicans strain 15112-1751.03 chromosome 2R, ASM965048v2, whole genome shotgun sequence window:
- the LOC117574943 gene encoding serine-rich adhesin for platelets isoform X3, with protein sequence MMSLPCDTIDAGSDSQMSSNDSTSFEDNRLNFTSESDSTKSDASCARTRGRSKRKRTKSKMRSNSKDMALAGFTGSYPKMLITNSNESNSDADDDPLPADLKAICATGLSVFPREELQSQPPSESESPQTLGRQRRWRRRNSSSSSSCSASSTSSSNLVNKTLANSTSPAAATTTTMSTIAAGADTTAATTTTISSTNTLNSTIESPKSTNDNNSVDNKDDHNDNSSLSNVVDSLASEEQHQEPPATSFELKPQPEIPSHPPEPEPEPQSESSEPQTELPNKKRKKYANDAAGEVSLLHPQLPTQEETSNGSLTNNDSSSRKRSFNGQVNENMRMRSKSMYHSNNDIDIGLRNARARSVGPVNEENLAPLKIKDNSRSTPTDVANDTGNSIVRRRSIAANKLPSTDNYYKLPFKYGWKRELVMRSGNSSQSASRQRADVVFISPAGKKMRSRDDIIPLLSGELTIDHFCFQRALQNAGEEFETMRTAQPAVEHRKSMAAAKQLREEQQQQLKSQPKQSQSQFHPKTPAVVKEVPQTPPAELVSGKRIPKPKAPKGASPPPQGWTPTMAVKGNARVLAASNSNDGGGTGSPGSHTARKRSSNQHTKPKQSKAAESKTQMFHQQGGVLPPKQLVDNTMVCAVCMSSIKDKKQAFAMGASNGKTDKYVCTSCIRPGSSLAQANKKEKDKEKEKGKEPIDENVNASNLGTNDLSYQNSFSYQEALMELSGNSSSSLAEIAEITTPCALPPEQLFNESPMKVTPKPQEIVVINGRKAVAVYGPPQRAQLQVIARESNLVNLEKFYGTHFSNGKNNIESIVQSVSLGNINCQVLLAVMKTLDFHDRVRMSKVCNTWAMIGRDRNVWRTVMLRDTHVTNWTLCLRDMVRYRTRELDMMGVKMDNPKLRMEGDLRSLKSLRVLRTDATDAEFIQLILRRLSRLVELRATCTSRSLNLSHVDKMSELRVLRIRMTEPKASIVSLAPMQSLTKLRELSLRGVNNMSQLDLLHLKGLRQLETLLLGSCRGMKTRTFGEEVLPNLKRLRHLRVENNGNRSFIINEIMGGLAAGGTVQRLELINVNVDKDFSSQLTNCKSVKELLLMPNFIQNTAYMVHYIMQAINDNSEQLMVFRLGLSFELLSATRALAMNPEKDCIPVVLPIPGVPPNDNLNNSAEPIAYLPVDRLESILHHMMPQAWLTVAKVPQSEITNLKFLSAPVNVI encoded by the exons ATGATGAGTTTGCCATGTGACACAATTGACGCGGGCAGCGATAGCCAAATGTCCAGCAATGATTCAACTTCGTTTGAGGATAATCGTTTAAACTTTACCAGTGAATCGGACTCTACAAAATCAGATG CTTCATGTGCTCGAACTCGCGGCAGATCGAAACGAAAGCGCACCAAGTCAAAGATGCGTAGCAATTCAAAGGATATGGCACTCGCTGGATTCACTGGCAGCTATCCAAAGATGTTGATCACAAACAGCAACGAAAGCAACTCGGATGCCGATGATGATCCG CTGCCCGCTGATCTAAAAGCCATCTGTGCCACAGGCCTCAGCGTATTCCCCAGAGAGGAACTGCAGTCGCAGCCGCCATCAGAGTCCGAGTCGCCACAAACTTTGGGGCGGCAACGGCGATGGCGGCGGCGGaattcgtcgtcgtcttcttcttgctcCGCTTCTAGTACGTCGTCGTCCAATTTAGTCAATAAAACGTTAGCGAACTCAACgagcccagcagcagcaacgacgacgacgatgtcgaCAATCGCAGCAGGAGCagacacaacagcagcaaccacaacaacaatttcaagtACAAATACGTTAAATTCGACTATCGAAAGTCCTAAGTCaaccaacgacaacaacagcgtcgATAACAAGGACGATCACAACGACAACAGTAGTTTGTCAAACGTTGTCGATAGTCTAGCATCAGAAGAGCAACATCAAGAGCCACCAGCCACATCATTTGAACTGAAACCTCAACCAGAAATACCATCTCATCCTCCAGAGCCTGAACCAGAGCCACAATCTGAATCTTCAGAACCACAAACTGAATTACCTAACAAG AAGCGCAAGAAATATGCCAACGATGCTGCTGGCGAAGTTTCTTTACTGCATCCCCAGTTACCAACGCAGGAGGAAACATCAAATGGCTCTTTGACAAATAACGATAGCAGCTCGCGTAAACGAAGCTTCAACGGGCAAGTGAATGAGAATATGCGCATGCGCTCCAAGTCGATGTACCACTCTAATAACGACATCGATATCGGGCTGCGTAATGCACGCGCTCGCAGCGTTGGCCCCGTAAACGAGGAGAATCTAGCTCCCCTCAAGATTAAGGATAACAGCCGCTCGACACCAACTGACGTTGCGAACGATACTGGAAATTCGATCGTGCGTCGTCGTTCGATTGCGGCCAACAAGCTGCCGTCTACTGATAACTATTATAAGCTGCCCTTTAAATACGGTTGGAAGCGTGAGCTGGTGATGCGCAGCGGCAATAGTTCGCAGTCGGCGTCTCGTCAGCGTGCCGATGTCGTCTTCATATCACCAGCCGGCAAAAAGATGCGATCTCGCGATGACATTATACCGCTGCTGAGCGGCGAACTGACCATCGATCATTTCTGCTTCCAGCGCGCGCTGCAGAACGCTGGCGAGGAGTTTGAGACAATGCGCACCGCCCAGCCGGCGGTGGAGCATCGCAAATCGATGGCAGCTGCCAAGCAGTTGCgtgaggagcagcagcagcaactcaagTCGCAGCCGAAGCAATCGCAATCTCAGTTCCATCCGAAGACACCAGCAGTAGTCAAGGAAGTGCCACAGACCCCTCCAGCCGAGCTGGTGTCTGGCAAGCGTATACCCAAGCCAAAGGCCCCCAAGGGCGCCAGTCCCCCACCACAGGGCTGGACCCCGACTATGGCCGTCAAGGGCAATGCGCGCGTTTTGGCTgctagcaacagcaacgatggCGGTGGCACCGGCTCCCCAGGCAGCCACACTGCTCGCAAGCGCAG CAGCAATCAACacacaaagccaaagcagTCAAAGGCTGCGGAATCAAAGACACAAATGTTCCATCAGCAGGGTGGCGTATTGCCGCCTAAGCAACTGGTGGATAACACCATGGTCTGTGCTGTTTGTATGTCGAGCATCAAGGATAAAAAGCAGGCCTTTGCAATGGGCGCATCGAATGGCAAGACCGACAAATACGTTTGCACG AGTTGTATTAGGCCCGGATCGTCACTAGCTCAAGCCAACAAAAAGGAGAAGGAtaaggagaaagagaagggaAAGGAACCTATCGATGAGAATGTTAATGCCAGCAACTTAGGCACAAATGATTTAAGCTATCAAAACTCATTCAGCTACCAAGAAGCGCTAATGGAGCTGAGtggcaatagcagcagcagcttggcTGAAATTGCAGAGATTACAACACCTTGCGCATTGCCGCCGGAGCAGCTGTTCAACGAGTCGCCCATGAAAGTCACACCGAAGCCACAGGAAATTGTTGTCATCAATGGTCGCAAGGCTGTCGCTGTTTATGGACCGCCTCAGCGTGCCCAGTTGCAAGT CATTGCACGTGAATCAAACTTGGTCAACTTGGAAAAGTTTTATGGCACGCACTTTTCTaatggaaaaaataatattgaaagcaTTGTCCAATCCGTGTCTTTAGGGAACATTAACTGCCAGGTGCTGTTGGCTGTGATGAAGACACTGGACTTCCAT GATCGTGTGCGCATGTCGAAAGTGTGCAATACTTGGGCCATGATTGGTCGCGATCGCAACGTTTGGCGCACAGTCATGTTGCGCGACACTCATGTGACCAACTGGACGCTCTGCTTGCGTGACATGGTACGCTATCGCACCCGTGAACTGGATATGATGGGCGTCAAGATGGACAACCCCAAATTGCGCATGGAGGGCGATTTGCGTAGCTTGAAATCATTGCGTGTGCTTCGAACGGATGCCACAGACGCCGAGTTTATTCAGCTAATACTGAGGCGTTTGTCGCGCCTCGTCGAGCTGCGCGCTACTTGCACCAGCCGCAGCCTGAACTTGTCCCACGTTGACAAAATGTCGGAGCTGCGAGTGCTGCGCATTCGCATGACCGAGCCGAAGGCCAGCATCGTTTCCCTGGCACCCATGCAGTCATTGACCAAATTGCGTGAGCTAAGCTTGCGCGGCGTCAACAACATGAGCCAACTGGACTTGCTCCATCTAAAGGGATTGCGGCAATTGGAGACCCTTTTACTGGGCTCCTGTCGTGGCATGAAAACGCGCACCTTTGGCGAAGAGGTGCTGCCTAACCTGAAGCGTCTGCGTCATTTGCGTGTCGAGAATAACGGAAATCGTTCGTTTATCATCAACGAGATTATGGGTGGCCTGGCCGCTGGTGGCACTGTGCAGCGTTTGGAGTTGATCAACGTTAATGTGGATAAAGACTTCAGTAGCCAGCTCACCAATTGCAAATCCGTTAAGGAGCTGCTCTTGATGCCCAATTTCATTCAGAATACCGCCTACATGGTGCACTACATCATGCAGGCCATTAATGATAACAGCGAGCAGCTGATGGTTTTCCGATTGGGTCTCAGCTTTGAGCTGCTCAGTGCGACACGCGCTTTGGCCATGAATCCGGAGAAAGACTGCATCCCAGTGGTGCTACCGATACCAGGCGTGCCACCGAACGACAATTTGAATAACTCGGCGGAGCCGATCGCCTATTTACCGGTCGATCGCCTCGAATCGATACTGCACCACATGATGCCGCAAGCATGGCTGACAGTAGCAAAGGTGCCGCAAAGCGAAATAACAAACCTTAAGTTCCTGTCGGCCCCAGTTAACGTAATCTAG
- the LOC117574943 gene encoding serine-rich adhesin for platelets isoform X1: MMSLPCDTIDAGSDSQMSSNDSTSFEDNRLNFTSESDSTKSDASCARTRGRSKRKRTKSKMRSNSKDMALAGFTGSYPKMLITNSNESNSDADDDPQLPADLKAICATGLSVFPREELQSQPPSESESPQTLGRQRRWRRRNSSSSSSCSASSTSSSNLVNKTLANSTSPAAATTTTMSTIAAGADTTAATTTTISSTNTLNSTIESPKSTNDNNSVDNKDDHNDNSSLSNVVDSLASEEQHQEPPATSFELKPQPEIPSHPPEPEPEPQSESSEPQTELPNKKRKKYANDAAGEVSLLHPQLPTQEETSNGSLTNNDSSSRKRSFNGQVNENMRMRSKSMYHSNNDIDIGLRNARARSVGPVNEENLAPLKIKDNSRSTPTDVANDTGNSIVRRRSIAANKLPSTDNYYKLPFKYGWKRELVMRSGNSSQSASRQRADVVFISPAGKKMRSRDDIIPLLSGELTIDHFCFQRALQNAGEEFETMRTAQPAVEHRKSMAAAKQLREEQQQQLKSQPKQSQSQFHPKTPAVVKEVPQTPPAELVSGKRIPKPKAPKGASPPPQGWTPTMAVKGNARVLAASNSNDGGGTGSPGSHTARKRSSNQHTKPKQSKAAESKTQMFHQQGGVLPPKQLVDNTMVCAVCMSSIKDKKQAFAMGASNGKTDKYVCTSCIRPGSSLAQANKKEKDKEKEKGKEPIDENVNASNLGTNDLSYQNSFSYQEALMELSGNSSSSLAEIAEITTPCALPPEQLFNESPMKVTPKPQEIVVINGRKAVAVYGPPQRAQLQVIARESNLVNLEKFYGTHFSNGKNNIESIVQSVSLGNINCQVLLAVMKTLDFHDRVRMSKVCNTWAMIGRDRNVWRTVMLRDTHVTNWTLCLRDMVRYRTRELDMMGVKMDNPKLRMEGDLRSLKSLRVLRTDATDAEFIQLILRRLSRLVELRATCTSRSLNLSHVDKMSELRVLRIRMTEPKASIVSLAPMQSLTKLRELSLRGVNNMSQLDLLHLKGLRQLETLLLGSCRGMKTRTFGEEVLPNLKRLRHLRVENNGNRSFIINEIMGGLAAGGTVQRLELINVNVDKDFSSQLTNCKSVKELLLMPNFIQNTAYMVHYIMQAINDNSEQLMVFRLGLSFELLSATRALAMNPEKDCIPVVLPIPGVPPNDNLNNSAEPIAYLPVDRLESILHHMMPQAWLTVAKVPQSEITNLKFLSAPVNVI, translated from the exons ATGATGAGTTTGCCATGTGACACAATTGACGCGGGCAGCGATAGCCAAATGTCCAGCAATGATTCAACTTCGTTTGAGGATAATCGTTTAAACTTTACCAGTGAATCGGACTCTACAAAATCAGATG CTTCATGTGCTCGAACTCGCGGCAGATCGAAACGAAAGCGCACCAAGTCAAAGATGCGTAGCAATTCAAAGGATATGGCACTCGCTGGATTCACTGGCAGCTATCCAAAGATGTTGATCACAAACAGCAACGAAAGCAACTCGGATGCCGATGATGATCCG CAGCTGCCCGCTGATCTAAAAGCCATCTGTGCCACAGGCCTCAGCGTATTCCCCAGAGAGGAACTGCAGTCGCAGCCGCCATCAGAGTCCGAGTCGCCACAAACTTTGGGGCGGCAACGGCGATGGCGGCGGCGGaattcgtcgtcgtcttcttcttgctcCGCTTCTAGTACGTCGTCGTCCAATTTAGTCAATAAAACGTTAGCGAACTCAACgagcccagcagcagcaacgacgacgacgatgtcgaCAATCGCAGCAGGAGCagacacaacagcagcaaccacaacaacaatttcaagtACAAATACGTTAAATTCGACTATCGAAAGTCCTAAGTCaaccaacgacaacaacagcgtcgATAACAAGGACGATCACAACGACAACAGTAGTTTGTCAAACGTTGTCGATAGTCTAGCATCAGAAGAGCAACATCAAGAGCCACCAGCCACATCATTTGAACTGAAACCTCAACCAGAAATACCATCTCATCCTCCAGAGCCTGAACCAGAGCCACAATCTGAATCTTCAGAACCACAAACTGAATTACCTAACAAG AAGCGCAAGAAATATGCCAACGATGCTGCTGGCGAAGTTTCTTTACTGCATCCCCAGTTACCAACGCAGGAGGAAACATCAAATGGCTCTTTGACAAATAACGATAGCAGCTCGCGTAAACGAAGCTTCAACGGGCAAGTGAATGAGAATATGCGCATGCGCTCCAAGTCGATGTACCACTCTAATAACGACATCGATATCGGGCTGCGTAATGCACGCGCTCGCAGCGTTGGCCCCGTAAACGAGGAGAATCTAGCTCCCCTCAAGATTAAGGATAACAGCCGCTCGACACCAACTGACGTTGCGAACGATACTGGAAATTCGATCGTGCGTCGTCGTTCGATTGCGGCCAACAAGCTGCCGTCTACTGATAACTATTATAAGCTGCCCTTTAAATACGGTTGGAAGCGTGAGCTGGTGATGCGCAGCGGCAATAGTTCGCAGTCGGCGTCTCGTCAGCGTGCCGATGTCGTCTTCATATCACCAGCCGGCAAAAAGATGCGATCTCGCGATGACATTATACCGCTGCTGAGCGGCGAACTGACCATCGATCATTTCTGCTTCCAGCGCGCGCTGCAGAACGCTGGCGAGGAGTTTGAGACAATGCGCACCGCCCAGCCGGCGGTGGAGCATCGCAAATCGATGGCAGCTGCCAAGCAGTTGCgtgaggagcagcagcagcaactcaagTCGCAGCCGAAGCAATCGCAATCTCAGTTCCATCCGAAGACACCAGCAGTAGTCAAGGAAGTGCCACAGACCCCTCCAGCCGAGCTGGTGTCTGGCAAGCGTATACCCAAGCCAAAGGCCCCCAAGGGCGCCAGTCCCCCACCACAGGGCTGGACCCCGACTATGGCCGTCAAGGGCAATGCGCGCGTTTTGGCTgctagcaacagcaacgatggCGGTGGCACCGGCTCCCCAGGCAGCCACACTGCTCGCAAGCGCAG CAGCAATCAACacacaaagccaaagcagTCAAAGGCTGCGGAATCAAAGACACAAATGTTCCATCAGCAGGGTGGCGTATTGCCGCCTAAGCAACTGGTGGATAACACCATGGTCTGTGCTGTTTGTATGTCGAGCATCAAGGATAAAAAGCAGGCCTTTGCAATGGGCGCATCGAATGGCAAGACCGACAAATACGTTTGCACG AGTTGTATTAGGCCCGGATCGTCACTAGCTCAAGCCAACAAAAAGGAGAAGGAtaaggagaaagagaagggaAAGGAACCTATCGATGAGAATGTTAATGCCAGCAACTTAGGCACAAATGATTTAAGCTATCAAAACTCATTCAGCTACCAAGAAGCGCTAATGGAGCTGAGtggcaatagcagcagcagcttggcTGAAATTGCAGAGATTACAACACCTTGCGCATTGCCGCCGGAGCAGCTGTTCAACGAGTCGCCCATGAAAGTCACACCGAAGCCACAGGAAATTGTTGTCATCAATGGTCGCAAGGCTGTCGCTGTTTATGGACCGCCTCAGCGTGCCCAGTTGCAAGT CATTGCACGTGAATCAAACTTGGTCAACTTGGAAAAGTTTTATGGCACGCACTTTTCTaatggaaaaaataatattgaaagcaTTGTCCAATCCGTGTCTTTAGGGAACATTAACTGCCAGGTGCTGTTGGCTGTGATGAAGACACTGGACTTCCAT GATCGTGTGCGCATGTCGAAAGTGTGCAATACTTGGGCCATGATTGGTCGCGATCGCAACGTTTGGCGCACAGTCATGTTGCGCGACACTCATGTGACCAACTGGACGCTCTGCTTGCGTGACATGGTACGCTATCGCACCCGTGAACTGGATATGATGGGCGTCAAGATGGACAACCCCAAATTGCGCATGGAGGGCGATTTGCGTAGCTTGAAATCATTGCGTGTGCTTCGAACGGATGCCACAGACGCCGAGTTTATTCAGCTAATACTGAGGCGTTTGTCGCGCCTCGTCGAGCTGCGCGCTACTTGCACCAGCCGCAGCCTGAACTTGTCCCACGTTGACAAAATGTCGGAGCTGCGAGTGCTGCGCATTCGCATGACCGAGCCGAAGGCCAGCATCGTTTCCCTGGCACCCATGCAGTCATTGACCAAATTGCGTGAGCTAAGCTTGCGCGGCGTCAACAACATGAGCCAACTGGACTTGCTCCATCTAAAGGGATTGCGGCAATTGGAGACCCTTTTACTGGGCTCCTGTCGTGGCATGAAAACGCGCACCTTTGGCGAAGAGGTGCTGCCTAACCTGAAGCGTCTGCGTCATTTGCGTGTCGAGAATAACGGAAATCGTTCGTTTATCATCAACGAGATTATGGGTGGCCTGGCCGCTGGTGGCACTGTGCAGCGTTTGGAGTTGATCAACGTTAATGTGGATAAAGACTTCAGTAGCCAGCTCACCAATTGCAAATCCGTTAAGGAGCTGCTCTTGATGCCCAATTTCATTCAGAATACCGCCTACATGGTGCACTACATCATGCAGGCCATTAATGATAACAGCGAGCAGCTGATGGTTTTCCGATTGGGTCTCAGCTTTGAGCTGCTCAGTGCGACACGCGCTTTGGCCATGAATCCGGAGAAAGACTGCATCCCAGTGGTGCTACCGATACCAGGCGTGCCACCGAACGACAATTTGAATAACTCGGCGGAGCCGATCGCCTATTTACCGGTCGATCGCCTCGAATCGATACTGCACCACATGATGCCGCAAGCATGGCTGACAGTAGCAAAGGTGCCGCAAAGCGAAATAACAAACCTTAAGTTCCTGTCGGCCCCAGTTAACGTAATCTAG
- the LOC117574943 gene encoding uncharacterized protein LOC117574943 isoform X2, with translation MMSLPCDTIDAGSDSQMSSNDSTSFEDNRLNFTSESDSTKSDASCARTRGRSKRKRTKSKMRSNSKDMALAGFTGSYPKMLITNSNESNSDADDDPQLPADLKAICATGLSVFPREELQSQPPSESESPQTLGRQRRWRRRNSSSSSSCSASSTSSSNLVNKTLANSTSPAAATTTTMSTIAAGADTTAATTTTISSTNTLNSTIESPKSTNDNNSVDNKDDHNDNSSLSNVVDSLASEEQHQEPPATSFELKPQPEIPSHPPEPEPEPQSESSEPQTELPNKKRKKYANDAAGEVSLLHPQLPTQEETSNGSLTNNDSSSRKRSFNGQVNENMRMRSKSMYHSNNDIDIGLRNARARSVGPVNEENLAPLKIKDNSRSTPTDVANDTGNSIVRRRSIAANKLPSTDNYYKLPFKYGWKRELVMRSGNSSQSASRQRADVVFISPAGKKMRSRDDIIPLLSGELTIDHFCFQRALQNAGEEFETMRTAQPAVEHRKSMAAAKQLREEQQQQLKSQPKQSQSQFHPKTPAVVKEVPQTPPAELVSGKRIPKPKAPKGASPPPQGWTPTMAVKGNARVLAASNSNDGGGTGSPGSHTARKRSNQHTKPKQSKAAESKTQMFHQQGGVLPPKQLVDNTMVCAVCMSSIKDKKQAFAMGASNGKTDKYVCTSCIRPGSSLAQANKKEKDKEKEKGKEPIDENVNASNLGTNDLSYQNSFSYQEALMELSGNSSSSLAEIAEITTPCALPPEQLFNESPMKVTPKPQEIVVINGRKAVAVYGPPQRAQLQVIARESNLVNLEKFYGTHFSNGKNNIESIVQSVSLGNINCQVLLAVMKTLDFHDRVRMSKVCNTWAMIGRDRNVWRTVMLRDTHVTNWTLCLRDMVRYRTRELDMMGVKMDNPKLRMEGDLRSLKSLRVLRTDATDAEFIQLILRRLSRLVELRATCTSRSLNLSHVDKMSELRVLRIRMTEPKASIVSLAPMQSLTKLRELSLRGVNNMSQLDLLHLKGLRQLETLLLGSCRGMKTRTFGEEVLPNLKRLRHLRVENNGNRSFIINEIMGGLAAGGTVQRLELINVNVDKDFSSQLTNCKSVKELLLMPNFIQNTAYMVHYIMQAINDNSEQLMVFRLGLSFELLSATRALAMNPEKDCIPVVLPIPGVPPNDNLNNSAEPIAYLPVDRLESILHHMMPQAWLTVAKVPQSEITNLKFLSAPVNVI, from the exons ATGATGAGTTTGCCATGTGACACAATTGACGCGGGCAGCGATAGCCAAATGTCCAGCAATGATTCAACTTCGTTTGAGGATAATCGTTTAAACTTTACCAGTGAATCGGACTCTACAAAATCAGATG CTTCATGTGCTCGAACTCGCGGCAGATCGAAACGAAAGCGCACCAAGTCAAAGATGCGTAGCAATTCAAAGGATATGGCACTCGCTGGATTCACTGGCAGCTATCCAAAGATGTTGATCACAAACAGCAACGAAAGCAACTCGGATGCCGATGATGATCCG CAGCTGCCCGCTGATCTAAAAGCCATCTGTGCCACAGGCCTCAGCGTATTCCCCAGAGAGGAACTGCAGTCGCAGCCGCCATCAGAGTCCGAGTCGCCACAAACTTTGGGGCGGCAACGGCGATGGCGGCGGCGGaattcgtcgtcgtcttcttcttgctcCGCTTCTAGTACGTCGTCGTCCAATTTAGTCAATAAAACGTTAGCGAACTCAACgagcccagcagcagcaacgacgacgacgatgtcgaCAATCGCAGCAGGAGCagacacaacagcagcaaccacaacaacaatttcaagtACAAATACGTTAAATTCGACTATCGAAAGTCCTAAGTCaaccaacgacaacaacagcgtcgATAACAAGGACGATCACAACGACAACAGTAGTTTGTCAAACGTTGTCGATAGTCTAGCATCAGAAGAGCAACATCAAGAGCCACCAGCCACATCATTTGAACTGAAACCTCAACCAGAAATACCATCTCATCCTCCAGAGCCTGAACCAGAGCCACAATCTGAATCTTCAGAACCACAAACTGAATTACCTAACAAG AAGCGCAAGAAATATGCCAACGATGCTGCTGGCGAAGTTTCTTTACTGCATCCCCAGTTACCAACGCAGGAGGAAACATCAAATGGCTCTTTGACAAATAACGATAGCAGCTCGCGTAAACGAAGCTTCAACGGGCAAGTGAATGAGAATATGCGCATGCGCTCCAAGTCGATGTACCACTCTAATAACGACATCGATATCGGGCTGCGTAATGCACGCGCTCGCAGCGTTGGCCCCGTAAACGAGGAGAATCTAGCTCCCCTCAAGATTAAGGATAACAGCCGCTCGACACCAACTGACGTTGCGAACGATACTGGAAATTCGATCGTGCGTCGTCGTTCGATTGCGGCCAACAAGCTGCCGTCTACTGATAACTATTATAAGCTGCCCTTTAAATACGGTTGGAAGCGTGAGCTGGTGATGCGCAGCGGCAATAGTTCGCAGTCGGCGTCTCGTCAGCGTGCCGATGTCGTCTTCATATCACCAGCCGGCAAAAAGATGCGATCTCGCGATGACATTATACCGCTGCTGAGCGGCGAACTGACCATCGATCATTTCTGCTTCCAGCGCGCGCTGCAGAACGCTGGCGAGGAGTTTGAGACAATGCGCACCGCCCAGCCGGCGGTGGAGCATCGCAAATCGATGGCAGCTGCCAAGCAGTTGCgtgaggagcagcagcagcaactcaagTCGCAGCCGAAGCAATCGCAATCTCAGTTCCATCCGAAGACACCAGCAGTAGTCAAGGAAGTGCCACAGACCCCTCCAGCCGAGCTGGTGTCTGGCAAGCGTATACCCAAGCCAAAGGCCCCCAAGGGCGCCAGTCCCCCACCACAGGGCTGGACCCCGACTATGGCCGTCAAGGGCAATGCGCGCGTTTTGGCTgctagcaacagcaacgatggCGGTGGCACCGGCTCCCCAGGCAGCCACACTGCTCGCAAGCGCAG CAATCAACacacaaagccaaagcagTCAAAGGCTGCGGAATCAAAGACACAAATGTTCCATCAGCAGGGTGGCGTATTGCCGCCTAAGCAACTGGTGGATAACACCATGGTCTGTGCTGTTTGTATGTCGAGCATCAAGGATAAAAAGCAGGCCTTTGCAATGGGCGCATCGAATGGCAAGACCGACAAATACGTTTGCACG AGTTGTATTAGGCCCGGATCGTCACTAGCTCAAGCCAACAAAAAGGAGAAGGAtaaggagaaagagaagggaAAGGAACCTATCGATGAGAATGTTAATGCCAGCAACTTAGGCACAAATGATTTAAGCTATCAAAACTCATTCAGCTACCAAGAAGCGCTAATGGAGCTGAGtggcaatagcagcagcagcttggcTGAAATTGCAGAGATTACAACACCTTGCGCATTGCCGCCGGAGCAGCTGTTCAACGAGTCGCCCATGAAAGTCACACCGAAGCCACAGGAAATTGTTGTCATCAATGGTCGCAAGGCTGTCGCTGTTTATGGACCGCCTCAGCGTGCCCAGTTGCAAGT CATTGCACGTGAATCAAACTTGGTCAACTTGGAAAAGTTTTATGGCACGCACTTTTCTaatggaaaaaataatattgaaagcaTTGTCCAATCCGTGTCTTTAGGGAACATTAACTGCCAGGTGCTGTTGGCTGTGATGAAGACACTGGACTTCCAT GATCGTGTGCGCATGTCGAAAGTGTGCAATACTTGGGCCATGATTGGTCGCGATCGCAACGTTTGGCGCACAGTCATGTTGCGCGACACTCATGTGACCAACTGGACGCTCTGCTTGCGTGACATGGTACGCTATCGCACCCGTGAACTGGATATGATGGGCGTCAAGATGGACAACCCCAAATTGCGCATGGAGGGCGATTTGCGTAGCTTGAAATCATTGCGTGTGCTTCGAACGGATGCCACAGACGCCGAGTTTATTCAGCTAATACTGAGGCGTTTGTCGCGCCTCGTCGAGCTGCGCGCTACTTGCACCAGCCGCAGCCTGAACTTGTCCCACGTTGACAAAATGTCGGAGCTGCGAGTGCTGCGCATTCGCATGACCGAGCCGAAGGCCAGCATCGTTTCCCTGGCACCCATGCAGTCATTGACCAAATTGCGTGAGCTAAGCTTGCGCGGCGTCAACAACATGAGCCAACTGGACTTGCTCCATCTAAAGGGATTGCGGCAATTGGAGACCCTTTTACTGGGCTCCTGTCGTGGCATGAAAACGCGCACCTTTGGCGAAGAGGTGCTGCCTAACCTGAAGCGTCTGCGTCATTTGCGTGTCGAGAATAACGGAAATCGTTCGTTTATCATCAACGAGATTATGGGTGGCCTGGCCGCTGGTGGCACTGTGCAGCGTTTGGAGTTGATCAACGTTAATGTGGATAAAGACTTCAGTAGCCAGCTCACCAATTGCAAATCCGTTAAGGAGCTGCTCTTGATGCCCAATTTCATTCAGAATACCGCCTACATGGTGCACTACATCATGCAGGCCATTAATGATAACAGCGAGCAGCTGATGGTTTTCCGATTGGGTCTCAGCTTTGAGCTGCTCAGTGCGACACGCGCTTTGGCCATGAATCCGGAGAAAGACTGCATCCCAGTGGTGCTACCGATACCAGGCGTGCCACCGAACGACAATTTGAATAACTCGGCGGAGCCGATCGCCTATTTACCGGTCGATCGCCTCGAATCGATACTGCACCACATGATGCCGCAAGCATGGCTGACAGTAGCAAAGGTGCCGCAAAGCGAAATAACAAACCTTAAGTTCCTGTCGGCCCCAGTTAACGTAATCTAG